One region of Bacteroidota bacterium genomic DNA includes:
- a CDS encoding histone H1 gives MKEYEKIKQLVAAIEEDVIKFSEKGNAAAGTRVRKGLQEIKRACQDMRDAIQDLKKTDEPS, from the coding sequence ATGAAAGAGTACGAAAAAATCAAACAGCTCGTTGCGGCTATTGAAGAAGACGTCATCAAGTTTTCTGAAAAAGGGAATGCTGCTGCTGGTACACGCGTTCGCAAAGGCTTGCAGGAAATCAAACGTGCATGTCAGGACATGCGTGATGCCATTCAGGATCTGAAGAAAACCGACGAACCTTCCTGA
- a CDS encoding aminotransferase class I/II-fold pyridoxal phosphate-dependent enzyme: protein MDLFEKLKKNRGPIGQHAKDSHGYFTFPKLEGDIGTRMVFRGKERLIWSLNNYLGLANHPEVRKADAEAAAKFGFATPMGARMMSGNSNYHEQLESELSTFMSKEDTILLNFGYQGMVSAIDCLVDRHDVIVYDSESHACIIDGVRLHMGKRFVFPHNDIANCEKQLERATRIVEETGGSILLITEGVFGMSGDMGRLKDIVELKKKFQFRLFVDDAHGFGTMGKTGAGTGEEQGVQDQIDIYFGTFAKSMAMIGGFISSSEDVVEYLRYNMRSQIFAKSMPMPLVLGALKRLELLRSQPEMKDNLWKIVNALQNGLKEAGFNIGKTQSPVTPVYMNGSIGEATNLIYDMRENHDIFCSMVVYPVVPKGIIILRLIPTAVHSLEDVSYTIDAFRKAYVKLKAGEYMSDKIAAF, encoded by the coding sequence GTGGATTTATTCGAAAAATTAAAAAAGAACAGAGGACCTATCGGCCAGCATGCAAAGGATTCGCATGGTTATTTCACTTTTCCAAAACTCGAAGGTGATATTGGAACAAGGATGGTTTTTCGTGGAAAAGAACGTTTGATCTGGAGTCTGAATAATTACCTGGGATTAGCGAATCATCCGGAAGTAAGGAAAGCGGATGCGGAAGCTGCCGCAAAATTCGGATTTGCTACTCCGATGGGAGCCCGAATGATGTCAGGAAATTCAAATTACCATGAACAGCTGGAAAGCGAGCTTTCTACTTTCATGAGTAAGGAAGATACAATTTTGTTGAATTTCGGCTATCAGGGAATGGTATCCGCGATTGATTGCCTGGTTGATCGTCATGATGTAATTGTTTACGATAGTGAAAGTCATGCCTGTATTATTGATGGTGTTCGTTTACACATGGGAAAACGTTTTGTTTTTCCTCACAATGATATAGCGAATTGCGAAAAGCAATTGGAACGCGCCACCCGAATTGTTGAAGAAACCGGAGGTTCTATACTTCTGATTACCGAAGGTGTTTTTGGTATGAGTGGTGATATGGGACGATTGAAAGACATAGTTGAATTGAAGAAGAAGTTCCAGTTCCGTCTTTTTGTTGACGATGCCCATGGTTTTGGCACAATGGGTAAAACCGGTGCCGGAACAGGTGAAGAACAAGGAGTACAAGATCAGATAGATATCTATTTCGGAACATTTGCCAAGAGTATGGCAATGATCGGAGGTTTCATTTCAAGTAGTGAGGATGTGGTGGAATATTTGCGTTACAATATGCGTTCGCAGATTTTCGCTAAATCCATGCCGATGCCATTGGTTCTCGGAGCTTTGAAACGTCTTGAATTGTTGCGTAGTCAGCCAGAGATGAAAGACAATCTCTGGAAAATTGTGAATGCACTCCAGAATGGTTTGAAAGAAGCCGGATTTAATATTGGTAAAACACAATCTCCTGTGACTCCTGTATATATGAATGGGAGCATCGGAGAAGCGACCAACCTCATTTATGATATGCGTGAGAACCATGACATCTTCTGTTCCATGGTTGTTTACCCTGTTGTACCCAAAGGAATCATCATTCTTCGCCTCATCCCTACCGCGGTACATTCGCTGGAAGATGTGAGCTATACTATTGATGCTTTCCGTAAAGCCTATGTAAAATTAAAAGCCGGAGAATACATGTCGGATAAAATTGCAGCATTCTGA
- a CDS encoding DUF1295 domain-containing protein yields MALLHSFENSGNWLFKRRGQIPVVLFLLAIPAVYFTDYTQLNPTLSTLINYTAVLLSFLGFIVRAYTIGTTPRGTSGRNTENQVAESLNTSGIYSTVRHPLYLGNYLMWIGIVVFTHNFAFVIIVSLLYWLYYERIMFAEERFLEKKFGQTYMDWSLKVPAFIPQWSTFRKSDIPFSMKSVLRREYSGVLATVIGFVYVEVLMGFFRYGTFSVGKKFLYVLGISVVMTLVLRTLKHNTKMLSEEGRS; encoded by the coding sequence ATGGCACTTCTACATTCTTTTGAAAATTCGGGAAACTGGCTGTTCAAACGAAGAGGGCAGATTCCTGTGGTCCTTTTCCTTTTGGCAATACCAGCTGTTTATTTTACAGATTATACTCAGCTCAATCCGACACTCAGCACACTAATCAATTATACAGCTGTGCTGCTCAGTTTTCTCGGTTTTATTGTAAGAGCCTATACCATCGGAACAACCCCAAGAGGAACTTCCGGTAGAAATACTGAAAACCAGGTAGCGGAATCACTGAATACAAGCGGAATCTATTCCACAGTAAGACACCCTTTGTACCTCGGAAATTACCTCATGTGGATAGGAATTGTTGTATTCACTCACAATTTTGCGTTTGTAATCATTGTAAGCCTGCTGTACTGGCTCTATTATGAACGCATCATGTTCGCGGAAGAACGATTTCTTGAAAAAAAATTCGGGCAAACATATATGGACTGGTCACTCAAAGTACCTGCATTTATTCCTCAATGGAGTACTTTCAGAAAGAGTGACATTCCATTCTCAATGAAAAGTGTACTTAGAAGAGAATATTCCGGTGTATTGGCAACGGTCATCGGATTCGTTTATGTGGAAGTGCTGATGGGCTTTTTCCGCTATGGAACTTTTAGTGTTGGAAAGAAATTTCTGTATGTATTGGGCATTTCAGTTGTCATGACTTTGGTTCTCAGGACTCTGAAACACAATACAAAAATGCTCAGCGAAGAAGGCAGATCCTAA